In Rhodobacter xanthinilyticus, a single window of DNA contains:
- the argS gene encoding arginine--tRNA ligase, with product MNLFADIRLAVIAALDALVAEGGLPAGLDYANVAVEPPRDALHGDMATNAAMVLAKPAGAKPRDIAEALAAKLGADARIMAAEVAGPGFLNLRLAPGVWADVVRAALKAGAGYGRSSLGKGVKVNVEYVSANPTGPMHVGHTRGAVFGDALASLLDFAGYEVTREYYINDGGAQVNVLARSAYERYREANGLEPEIREGLYPGDYLIPVGEALKAKYGESLLGQPEEVWLADLREFATEAMMGMIREDLALLNVKMDVYSSEKALYGTGKIEAALKRLEDLGLIYEGVLEPPKGKLPEDWEEREQTLFRSSQFGDDVDRPVKKSDGSWTYFAPDIAYHFDKVERGFDQLIDVFGADHGGYVKRMKAAVAALSENRVPLDIKLIQLVKLFKNGEPFKMSKRAGTFVTLRDVVEQAGADVTRFHMLTRKNDAPLDFDFDKVLEQSKDNPVFYVQYAHARVASVLRKAAEAGVDVSDAALGAADLSLNTHPAELELARKIAEWPRHVEIAARANEPHRIAFFLYEIASDLHALWNRGNEEPALRFVQDDAAITSAKIAQARACAVVISAGLGILGVTPAEEMR from the coding sequence ATGAACCTGTTTGCCGATATTCGTCTCGCGGTGATCGCCGCTCTGGATGCTCTCGTGGCCGAGGGGGGGCTCCCCGCGGGTCTCGATTATGCGAATGTGGCGGTCGAGCCGCCGCGCGACGCGCTCCATGGCGATATGGCGACGAATGCGGCGATGGTGCTGGCGAAGCCCGCGGGCGCCAAGCCCCGCGACATCGCCGAGGCGCTGGCTGCGAAGCTCGGGGCGGATGCGCGGATCATGGCGGCCGAGGTGGCGGGGCCGGGGTTCCTGAACCTGCGTCTGGCGCCCGGCGTCTGGGCCGATGTGGTGCGCGCGGCGCTCAAAGCCGGGGCGGGCTACGGGCGCTCGAGCCTTGGCAAGGGCGTGAAGGTCAATGTCGAATATGTCTCGGCCAACCCCACCGGCCCGATGCATGTCGGCCATACCCGCGGCGCGGTCTTTGGCGATGCGCTGGCGAGCCTGCTCGATTTCGCGGGCTATGAGGTCACGCGCGAATATTACATCAACGACGGCGGCGCGCAGGTGAATGTGCTCGCGCGCTCGGCCTATGAGCGCTACCGCGAGGCGAACGGGCTCGAGCCCGAGATCCGCGAGGGGCTTTACCCGGGGGATTATCTGATCCCGGTGGGCGAGGCGCTGAAGGCGAAATATGGCGAGAGCCTGCTGGGCCAACCCGAAGAGGTCTGGCTCGCCGATCTGCGCGAATTTGCGACCGAGGCCATGATGGGCATGATCCGCGAGGATCTGGCGCTTTTGAACGTCAAGATGGACGTCTATTCGAGCGAGAAGGCGCTTTACGGCACCGGCAAGATCGAGGCGGCGCTGAAGCGGCTCGAGGATCTCGGGCTGATTTATGAGGGCGTGCTGGAGCCGCCGAAGGGCAAGCTGCCCGAGGATTGGGAGGAGCGCGAGCAGACGCTGTTCCGCTCGAGCCAGTTTGGCGATGATGTCGACCGGCCGGTGAAGAAATCGGACGGCTCCTGGACCTATTTCGCGCCTGATATCGCCTATCACTTCGACAAGGTGGAGCGCGGGTTCGACCAGCTGATCGACGTTTTCGGCGCCGATCATGGCGGCTATGTCAAGCGGATGAAGGCGGCCGTTGCTGCGCTTTCGGAAAACCGCGTGCCGCTCGATATCAAGCTCATTCAGCTCGTGAAGCTCTTCAAGAACGGCGAGCCCTTCAAGATGTCGAAGCGCGCGGGCACCTTTGTCACGCTTCGCGATGTGGTCGAGCAGGCGGGGGCGGATGTCACGCGCTTCCACATGCTGACCCGCAAGAACGACGCGCCGCTGGATTTCGATTTCGACAAGGTGCTCGAGCAGTCGAAGGACAACCCGGTCTTCTATGTGCAATATGCCCATGCCCGGGTGGCCTCGGTGCTGCGCAAGGCGGCCGAGGCGGGGGTGGATGTCTCGGATGCGGCGCTTGGCGCGGCGGATCTGAGCCTCAACACCCATCCCGCCGAGCTCGAGCTCGCCCGCAAGATCGCCGAATGGCCCCGCCATGTCGAGATCGCCGCGCGCGCCAACGAGCCCCATCGGATCGCCTTCTTCCTCTATGAGATCGCTTCGGATCTGCATGCGCTGTGGAATCGCGGCAATGAGGAGCCGGCTTTGCGCTTCGTGCAGGACGATGCCGCGATCACATCGGCGAAAATCGCCCAGGCGCGGGCCTGTGCCGTTGTCATTTCCGCGGGTCTTGGTATTCTTGGCGTGACCCCGGCCGAAGAGATGCGCTGA
- a CDS encoding SPOR domain-containing protein encodes MASSYSRHGGDYGYQEPGWQGGEPGAYGAPEPDAPYPGAPLDPAAPVPVASRLVQYAGAATSVALILGVVIWGYRLAVRDVSGVPVIRAIAGPARIAPEDPGGDLARHVGLAVNQVAGTGLAAPGPERVVLAPAPSDLAPEDLPMTGVKLDREGRAIVAKPAASVQPAALPVAEVPRVGAGAVTGKVEALPEGEVDEEGAAAPAPAPEVEAAPQAVAPPAAPAPAAEAAAPEVAPEAAPEAPALKIIPASVPGVAVSPRPLARPGKDFGTEALAAALTREIGGETAPAVREVEAASLKEGTRLVQLGAFDTPELARAEWDKAATRFEALMAGKGRVVQEASSGGRTFYRLRVEGFADVDEARRFCAALVAEGQNCIPALVR; translated from the coding sequence ATGGCGAGCTCATATTCCCGTCACGGGGGCGATTACGGCTATCAGGAGCCGGGCTGGCAGGGCGGTGAGCCCGGGGCCTATGGTGCGCCCGAGCCTGACGCGCCCTATCCTGGCGCGCCGCTCGACCCGGCGGCGCCGGTGCCGGTCGCCTCGCGGCTCGTGCAATATGCCGGCGCGGCGACCTCGGTGGCGCTGATCCTCGGGGTTGTGATCTGGGGCTATCGGCTGGCGGTGCGCGATGTCTCCGGGGTGCCGGTGATCCGCGCGATTGCGGGGCCGGCGCGGATCGCGCCGGAGGATCCGGGCGGGGATCTCGCGCGTCACGTCGGGCTTGCGGTCAATCAGGTGGCGGGGACGGGGCTTGCCGCGCCCGGGCCCGAGCGCGTCGTGCTGGCGCCCGCGCCGAGCGATCTCGCGCCCGAGGATCTGCCGATGACCGGGGTGAAGCTCGACCGCGAGGGGCGTGCGATTGTCGCCAAACCGGCGGCGAGCGTGCAGCCTGCGGCGCTGCCGGTGGCCGAGGTGCCGCGGGTGGGCGCCGGGGCGGTGACCGGCAAGGTCGAGGCCCTGCCCGAGGGCGAGGTCGATGAGGAGGGCGCCGCTGCGCCCGCGCCCGCGCCCGAGGTGGAGGCCGCGCCGCAAGCCGTCGCCCCGCCCGCCGCGCCCGCGCCCGCAGCCGAGGCCGCCGCACCCGAGGTCGCACCCGAGGCTGCGCCGGAGGCGCCGGCGCTCAAGATCATTCCCGCTTCGGTCCCCGGGGTTGCGGTCTCGCCGCGCCCGCTCGCGCGGCCGGGCAAGGATTTCGGCACCGAGGCGCTCGCCGCCGCGCTGACCCGCGAGATCGGCGGCGAGACCGCGCCCGCGGTGCGCGAGGTCGAGGCCGCGAGCCTCAAGGAGGGCACGCGCCTCGTGCAGCTTGGCGCCTTCGACACGCCTGAACTCGCCCGCGCCGAATGGGACAAGGCCGCCACGCGCTTCGAGGCGCTGATGGCGGGCAAGGGCCGCGTCGTGCAGGAGGCGAGCTCGGGCGGGCGCACCTTCTACCGGCTGCGCGTCGAGGGCTTTGCCGATGTCGACGAGGCGCGCCGGTTCTGCGCCGCGCTCGTCGCCGAGGGGCAAAACTGCATCCCGGCGCTGGTGCGCTGA
- a CDS encoding ribonuclease J → MNAYVYGYGRPGKERLIVVDLGVTFPDMEGSPGVDLIMADVAWLEENVERIEAVFITHAHEDHIGALPHLWPKLKKPIYARRFTARIGQMKLEEAGIASNDLHVVEPRPTVIEAGPFKVQFVPVSHSIPESSALVIDTPAGRIVHTGDFKLDGNPVVGEAFDPLLWHEIAHEGEGVKVLVCDSTNVFSPQPGRSEATLAGPLAEMIAAQTGMVVATTFASNVARLKTLAEAGRAAGRSVCLLGRAMKKMVTAAEETNVLTGFPGHVPAEQAVELPRQNLMLIVTGSQGERRAASAQLSRGKYLGLEMKEGDTFLFSSRTIPGNERGVIRIMNAFSEMGVEVIDDRGGLYHVSGHANRPDLEAVHDLLRPQILIPMHGEHRHMREHMKIALAKGIASEVATNGTMLDLTGPAPKVVEYIEAGRTYLDGTVLIGAMDGVVRDRIRMALNGHVLITVIIDEDDVPLGDAWVELMGLPETGRGGAAIADRIEDELAEFLERAPDKVIGNDDKMDEALRRIARQVTMEEIGKKPEVTVVVSRLMAD, encoded by the coding sequence ATGAACGCCTATGTCTATGGCTACGGCCGGCCGGGGAAGGAGCGGCTGATCGTCGTCGATCTGGGCGTGACCTTCCCGGATATGGAGGGCTCGCCCGGGGTCGATCTGATCATGGCCGATGTCGCCTGGCTCGAGGAAAACGTCGAGCGGATCGAGGCGGTGTTCATCACCCACGCCCATGAGGACCATATCGGCGCGCTGCCGCACCTCTGGCCGAAGCTGAAAAAGCCGATCTATGCGCGCCGCTTCACCGCCCGCATCGGCCAGATGAAGCTCGAGGAGGCCGGGATCGCCTCGAACGACCTGCATGTCGTCGAGCCGCGCCCGACGGTGATCGAGGCGGGGCCGTTCAAGGTGCAATTCGTGCCGGTCTCGCATTCGATCCCGGAAAGCTCGGCGCTGGTGATCGACACGCCGGCGGGGCGCATCGTGCATACCGGCGATTTCAAGCTCGACGGCAACCCGGTGGTGGGCGAGGCCTTCGACCCGCTGCTCTGGCACGAGATCGCCCATGAGGGCGAGGGCGTGAAGGTTCTGGTCTGCGATTCGACCAACGTCTTCTCGCCGCAGCCGGGCCGCTCGGAGGCAACGCTCGCCGGGCCCTTGGCCGAGATGATCGCGGCTCAGACCGGGATGGTCGTGGCGACCACCTTCGCCTCGAATGTCGCGCGTCTGAAGACGCTGGCGGAAGCGGGGCGCGCCGCGGGGCGGTCGGTCTGCCTCTTGGGCCGCGCGATGAAGAAGATGGTGACGGCGGCCGAGGAGACCAATGTCCTCACCGGCTTTCCCGGCCATGTGCCCGCCGAACAGGCGGTCGAGCTGCCGCGCCAGAACCTGATGCTGATCGTGACCGGCAGCCAGGGCGAGCGCCGCGCCGCCTCCGCGCAGCTCTCGCGGGGCAAATATCTCGGGCTCGAGATGAAGGAGGGGGATACCTTCCTCTTCTCCTCGCGCACGATCCCGGGCAATGAGCGCGGCGTGATCCGGATCATGAACGCGTTTTCGGAAATGGGCGTCGAGGTGATCGACGACCGCGGCGGGCTCTACCATGTCTCGGGCCACGCGAACCGCCCCGATCTCGAGGCGGTGCATGACCTCTTGCGCCCGCAGATCCTGATCCCGATGCACGGCGAACACCGCCACATGCGCGAGCACATGAAGATCGCGCTGGCCAAGGGCATCGCCTCCGAAGTCGCGACCAATGGCACGATGCTCGACCTGACCGGCCCGGCGCCGAAGGTCGTCGAATATATCGAGGCCGGGCGGACCTATCTCGACGGCACGGTGCTGATCGGGGCGATGGATGGCGTGGTGCGCGACCGGATCCGCATGGCGCTGAACGGCCATGTGCTGATCACGGTGATCATCGATGAGGATGACGTGCCGCTCGGCGATGCCTGGGTCGAGCTGATGGGCCTGCCCGAAACCGGCCGCGGCGGCGCCGCGATCGCCGACCGGATCGAGGATGAGCTGGCCGAGTTCCTCGAACGCGCGCCCGACAAGGTGATCGGCAATGACGACAAGATGGACGAGGCGCTGCGCCGGATCGCGCGGCAGGTGACCATGGAAGAGATCGGCAAGAAGCCCGAGGTCACCGTCGTGGTGAGCCGCCTGATGGCGGATTGA
- a CDS encoding glycoside hydrolase family 3 N-terminal domain-containing protein translates to MIGATIFGCAGPRLAPEEAAFFRAAAPWGFILFGRNIETPAQVAALCADLRAAVGREAVILIDQEGGRVQRLRAPHWREWLPPLDQARAARDPVRSFWLRARLQAAELAALGIDGNCAPTCDVAGPRTHPFLRNRCFGTSAAEVIAHARATAEGLLAGGVLPVLKHMPGHGRAEADSHLDLPTVTAPAADLAEDFAPFAALAGMPIGMTAHIRFTAFDDAPATQSARMIGLIREQIGFQGLLMTDDIGMEALSGDMGARAAASIAAGCDLVLHCKGDQPAMDAVAAAAGALSGAALARAEAALAARRAPEPVDISALEAEFESLLSGEAHG, encoded by the coding sequence ATGATCGGCGCGACGATTTTCGGCTGTGCGGGCCCGCGCCTTGCCCCCGAGGAGGCCGCCTTCTTCCGCGCGGCCGCGCCTTGGGGCTTCATCCTCTTTGGCCGCAATATCGAGACGCCCGCGCAGGTCGCCGCGCTCTGCGCCGATCTGCGTGCCGCCGTCGGGCGCGAGGCGGTGATCTTGATCGACCAGGAGGGCGGGCGGGTGCAGCGGCTGCGCGCGCCCCATTGGCGCGAATGGCTGCCGCCGCTCGATCAGGCGCGTGCCGCGCGCGACCCGGTGCGCAGCTTCTGGCTGCGCGCGCGCCTGCAGGCGGCCGAGCTGGCCGCGCTCGGCATCGACGGCAATTGCGCGCCGACCTGCGATGTGGCGGGGCCGCGCACCCATCCGTTCCTGCGCAACCGCTGTTTTGGCACCTCCGCCGCCGAGGTGATCGCGCATGCGCGCGCCACCGCCGAGGGGCTCCTCGCGGGCGGCGTTCTGCCGGTGCTCAAACATATGCCGGGCCATGGCCGGGCCGAGGCCGACAGCCATCTCGACCTGCCCACCGTCACCGCCCCGGCCGCCGATCTGGCCGAGGATTTCGCGCCGTTTGCGGCGCTCGCGGGCATGCCGATCGGGATGACCGCGCATATCCGCTTCACCGCTTTCGATGACGCGCCGGCCACGCAAAGCGCGCGGATGATCGGCCTCATTCGCGAGCAGATCGGCTTTCAGGGCCTTCTGATGACCGATGATATCGGCATGGAGGCGCTCTCGGGCGATATGGGGGCGCGGGCGGCGGCCTCGATCGCGGCGGGCTGCGATCTGGTCTTGCATTGCAAGGGCGACCAGCCCGCGATGGATGCGGTGGCCGCGGCCGCGGGCGCGCTTTCGGGCGCGGCGCTTGCGCGGGCCGAAGCCGCGCTCGCCGCGCGGCGCGCGCCCGAGCCCGTTGACATCTCCGCGCTGGAGGCCGAGTTTGAAAGCCTCCTGAGCGGCGAGGCGCATGGCTGA
- the scpB gene encoding SMC-Scp complex subunit ScpB, which yields MSESEKSLFAAPPIAEQERMVEAILFAATEPVSLREMEERMPHGSDPAEAIAYLRKRYEGRGVRVVKVGEAWAIRTAPDLSFLMQKEVVETRKLSRAAVETLAIIAYHQPVTRAEIEEIRGVAVSRGTVDQLLEMEWIRFGRRRMTPGRPVTFVVTQGFLDHFGLESARDLPGLKELRAAGLLDARPMPGAEDEDEGAIGQSELFEVLEDGDEP from the coding sequence ATGAGTGAGAGCGAGAAATCCCTCTTTGCAGCGCCGCCGATCGCCGAGCAGGAGCGGATGGTCGAGGCGATTCTCTTCGCCGCGACCGAGCCGGTCAGCCTGCGCGAGATGGAGGAGCGGATGCCGCATGGCTCGGACCCCGCCGAGGCGATCGCCTATCTGCGCAAGCGCTATGAGGGGCGGGGCGTGCGGGTGGTGAAGGTCGGCGAGGCCTGGGCGATCCGCACGGCGCCGGATCTGTCGTTTTTGATGCAAAAGGAGGTCGTCGAGACCCGCAAGCTCAGCCGCGCCGCCGTCGAGACGCTCGCGATCATCGCCTATCACCAGCCGGTGACGCGGGCGGAAATCGAGGAAATCCGGGGGGTTGCGGTCAGCCGCGGGACGGTGGACCAGCTGCTCGAGATGGAGTGGATCCGGTTCGGGCGGCGGCGGATGACACCGGGGCGGCCGGTGACCTTTGTGGTCACGCAGGGCTTCCTCGACCATTTCGGCCTCGAATCGGCGCGCGACCTGCCGGGGCTGAAGGAGCTGCGGGCGGCGGGGCTGCTCGATGCCCGCCCGATGCCGGGGGCCGAGGACGAGGACGAGGGCGCGATCGGCCAGAGCGAGCTTTTCGAGGTGTTGGAGGATGGCGATGAGCCTTGA
- a CDS encoding YigZ family protein: MLQLENIISDRGSKYAVSGAPCASEAEAKALLKELKRAKKYAKATHNSWGFLGPEGGVKNDDGEAGAGAIILRMLEGAGLEGHLVVVTRWYGGKHLGGDRFRHVQDAVRAYLEALSADGG; encoded by the coding sequence ATGCTTCAGCTCGAGAACATCATCTCCGACCGCGGCTCGAAATATGCCGTATCCGGCGCGCCTTGCGCCTCGGAGGCGGAGGCAAAGGCGCTTTTGAAGGAGCTCAAACGCGCCAAGAAATACGCCAAGGCCACCCATAATTCCTGGGGGTTTCTCGGCCCCGAGGGCGGCGTGAAGAACGATGATGGCGAGGCGGGCGCGGGGGCGATCATCTTGCGGATGCTCGAAGGCGCGGGGCTCGAGGGCCACCTCGTCGTGGTCACGCGCTGGTATGGCGGCAAGCACCTAGGCGGCGACCGCTTCCGCCATGTGCAGGACGCGGTGCGCGCCTATCTCGAGGCGCTCAGCGCAGACGGCGGGTGA
- a CDS encoding 2'-deoxycytidine 5'-triphosphate deaminase, producing MTQGVLPDRSIRAMIARGEITASEPVTPGQIQPASLDLRLGRIAYRIRASFLAGPGQPIATKLGEFEMHRMDLDAGAVLEKGCVYLVPLMEGLALPEGITAVANAKSSTGRLDLLTRVITDEGTEFDRIPAGYAGPLYAEICPRSFSVLVRPGMRLNQIRFRAGQAALSDAELKALHAAEPLVSGTAVIDHGLGFSVDLRPESGDLVGYRAKPHTGVIDLDRIAHYPASDFWEEIRTREGRIILDPGAFYILVSREAVTIPPDFAAEMAPYLAMVGEFRVHYAGFFDPGFGHGAAGGTGSRGVLEVRCHEAPFALEHGQVVGRLVYERMADRPEHLYGADLKSNYQGQGLKLAKHFRAG from the coding sequence ATGACCCAAGGCGTCCTGCCCGACCGTTCGATCCGCGCCATGATCGCGCGCGGCGAGATCACCGCCTCCGAGCCCGTCACCCCCGGCCAGATCCAACCCGCGAGCCTCGATCTGCGGCTCGGGCGCATCGCCTACCGGATCCGCGCCTCTTTCCTCGCCGGGCCGGGCCAGCCGATCGCGACGAAACTCGGCGAGTTCGAGATGCATCGGATGGATCTCGACGCGGGTGCGGTGCTCGAAAAGGGCTGCGTCTATCTCGTGCCGCTGATGGAGGGGCTGGCGCTGCCCGAGGGCATCACCGCCGTCGCCAATGCGAAAAGCTCGACCGGCCGGCTCGACCTGCTGACCCGGGTGATCACCGATGAGGGCACGGAATTCGACCGTATCCCCGCAGGCTACGCGGGCCCGCTTTACGCCGAGATCTGCCCGCGCAGCTTCTCGGTCCTCGTCCGCCCCGGCATGCGCCTCAACCAGATCCGCTTCCGCGCAGGCCAGGCCGCGCTCTCGGATGCCGAGCTCAAGGCCCTGCACGCCGCCGAGCCGCTCGTCTCGGGCACCGCGGTGATCGACCACGGCCTCGGTTTCTCGGTCGATCTGCGCCCCGAGAGCGGCGATCTGGTCGGCTACCGCGCCAAACCCCATACCGGCGTGATCGACCTCGACCGCATCGCCCATTACCCCGCCTCGGATTTCTGGGAAGAAATCCGCACGCGCGAGGGCCGGATCATCCTCGACCCCGGCGCCTTCTATATCCTCGTCTCGCGCGAGGCGGTGACGATCCCGCCCGATTTCGCCGCCGAAATGGCGCCCTATCTGGCCATGGTCGGCGAATTCCGCGTCCATTACGCGGGCTTCTTCGACCCGGGCTTCGGCCATGGCGCGGCTGGCGGCACCGGCTCGCGCGGCGTGCTCGAAGTGCGCTGCCATGAGGCGCCCTTCGCGCTCGAGCATGGACAGGTCGTTGGCCGGCTCGTCTATGAACGCATGGCAGACCGCCCCGAGCACCTTTACGGCGCCGATCTGAAATCGAACTACCAGGGCCAGGGCCTCAAACTCGCCAAACATTTCCGCGCGGGGTAA
- a CDS encoding segregation and condensation protein A, with translation MAEEVHLFEATSVSERLAAEALIVDVEGFEGPLDLLLTLSRTQKVDLRRISVLELAEQYLRFVDQAKALRIELAADYLVMAAWLAFLKSRLLLPPEPGAEGPSAEDMAAHLAFQLERLAAMREAAAQLMARDQRGRDFFVRGQSEEVARVRAVRYTATLLDLMQAYARIRTRDEFRPYAFDRKDLLTMEQALERMRALVGHAVEWTDLVSYLPEGWGMDPKKRRTATAATFAASLELAKQGQIEIRQSGTFAPISIRARTSPRSRPADE, from the coding sequence ATGGCTGAAGAGGTCCATCTGTTCGAGGCGACGAGTGTCAGCGAGCGGCTTGCGGCCGAGGCGCTGATCGTCGATGTCGAGGGCTTCGAGGGGCCGCTCGACCTGCTGCTCACGCTCTCGCGCACGCAAAAGGTCGATCTGCGGCGGATCTCGGTGCTTGAACTGGCCGAGCAATATCTGCGCTTCGTCGATCAGGCGAAGGCGCTCAGGATCGAGCTCGCGGCGGATTATCTCGTCATGGCGGCCTGGCTCGCCTTTCTCAAATCGCGGCTCCTGCTGCCGCCCGAGCCCGGCGCCGAGGGCCCTTCGGCCGAGGATATGGCCGCGCATCTGGCGTTCCAGCTCGAGCGGCTCGCCGCGATGCGCGAGGCCGCGGCGCAGCTCATGGCGCGCGATCAGCGCGGGCGCGATTTCTTCGTGCGCGGCCAGAGCGAGGAGGTCGCGCGGGTGCGCGCGGTGCGCTATACGGCGACGCTCCTCGATCTCATGCAGGCCTATGCGCGGATCCGCACCCGCGATGAGTTCCGCCCCTATGCCTTTGATCGCAAAGACCTTCTGACGATGGAGCAGGCGCTCGAGCGGATGCGGGCGCTGGTTGGCCATGCGGTCGAATGGACCGATCTCGTCAGCTATCTGCCCGAGGGCTGGGGGATGGATCCGAAAAAGCGCCGCACCGCCACCGCCGCCACCTTCGCCGCCTCGCTCGAACTGGCCAAACAGGGCCAGATCGAGATCCGCCAGAGCGGCACCTTCGCGCCGATCTCGATCCGCGCGCGCACCAGCCCAAGGAGCCGACCCGCCGATGAGTGA
- a CDS encoding DEAD/DEAH box helicase yields MTKFSDLKLDPKVLTAIVEAGYETPTPIQAGAIPHALEGKDVLGIAQTGTGKTASFTLPMITLLAKGRARARMPRSLVLCPTRELAAQVAENFDIYAKHTKLTKALLIGGVSFGEQDKLIDRGVDVLIATPGRLLDHFERGKLLLTGVQIMVVDEADRMLDMGFIPDIERIFQLTPFTRQTLFFSATMAPEIERITNTFLHAPERIEVARQATTSETITQKLVEITPPRRDQAAKAKRELLRALINAEGEACTNAIIFCNRKSDVDIVAKSLKTHGFNAAPIHGDLEQSQRMKTLDSFRDGSLQLLIASDVAARGLDIPAVSHVFNYDLPSHAEDYVHRIGRTGRAGRLGTAFSISTPSDAKYLAAIEALVKMEIPRVEAPEGFTLSEAAHREPKQYDEKPGRGGAGKSRSRGGRGRGERGERTERGDRTEPPRALEAEVIETPLAAPEPQESAPRAQAPRREERREDRRDERREDPRREDPRRENRDRGRGRDNGPVVVGMGDHVPDFLLRSFRTTPRPAAKPEAEDLQAETAETPVSQETAAPKAEAPEAAPTPAPQSGTSES; encoded by the coding sequence ATGACCAAATTTTCCGACCTGAAGCTGGACCCGAAGGTCCTCACCGCCATTGTCGAAGCGGGCTATGAAACGCCGACGCCGATCCAGGCGGGCGCCATCCCCCACGCGCTCGAGGGCAAGGATGTGCTCGGCATCGCCCAGACCGGCACCGGCAAGACCGCCTCCTTCACGCTGCCGATGATCACGCTTCTGGCCAAGGGCCGCGCCCGCGCCCGGATGCCGCGCTCGCTGGTGCTCTGCCCGACGCGCGAACTCGCCGCCCAGGTGGCCGAGAACTTCGACATCTACGCCAAACACACCAAGCTCACCAAGGCGCTCTTGATCGGTGGCGTGTCCTTCGGCGAGCAGGACAAGCTGATCGACCGCGGCGTCGACGTGCTGATCGCCACCCCGGGGCGCCTGCTCGATCATTTCGAGCGCGGCAAACTCCTGCTCACCGGCGTGCAGATCATGGTCGTCGACGAGGCCGACCGGATGCTCGACATGGGCTTCATCCCCGATATCGAGCGGATCTTCCAGCTCACCCCCTTCACCCGCCAGACGCTGTTCTTCTCGGCCACCATGGCGCCGGAAATCGAACGCATCACCAACACCTTCCTGCATGCGCCCGAGCGTATCGAGGTCGCGCGGCAAGCCACCACCTCCGAGACGATCACCCAGAAACTCGTCGAGATCACCCCGCCGCGCCGCGATCAGGCCGCCAAGGCCAAACGCGAACTCCTGCGCGCGCTGATCAATGCCGAAGGCGAGGCCTGCACCAATGCGATCATCTTCTGCAACCGCAAATCGGATGTGGATATCGTCGCCAAGTCGCTGAAAACGCACGGTTTCAACGCCGCGCCGATCCATGGCGACCTCGAGCAGTCGCAGCGGATGAAGACCCTCGACAGCTTCCGCGACGGCTCGCTGCAACTGCTGATCGCCTCCGATGTGGCCGCGCGCGGGCTCGATATCCCGGCGGTGAGCCATGTCTTCAACTACGACCTGCCGAGCCATGCCGAGGATTACGTCCACCGCATCGGCCGCACCGGCCGCGCCGGGCGGCTCGGCACCGCCTTCTCGATCTCGACGCCCTCGGATGCGAAATATCTCGCCGCGATCGAGGCGCTGGTGAAGATGGAGATCCCGCGCGTCGAGGCGCCCGAGGGCTTCACCCTCTCCGAAGCCGCGCATCGCGAACCCAAGCAATATGACGAGAAACCCGGCCGTGGCGGCGCGGGCAAATCGCGCAGCCGCGGCGGCCGTGGCCGGGGCGAACGGGGCGAGCGCACCGAACGCGGCGACCGCACCGAACCCCCGCGCGCCCTCGAGGCCGAGGTGATCGAAACGCCGCTCGCCGCCCCCGAGCCGCAGGAGAGCGCCCCCCGCGCCCAAGCCCCCCGCCGCGAAGAGCGCCGCGAGGATCGTCGTGATGAGCGCCGCGAAGACCCCCGCCGCGAGGACCCCCGCCGCGAGAACCGCGACCGCGGTCGCGGCCGCGACAACGGCCCGGTGGTCGTCGGCATGGGCGACCATGTGCCCGATTTCCTGCTGCGCAGCTTCCGCACCACCCCGCGTCCGGCCGCCAAGCCCGAGGCCGAGGATCTGCAAGCCGAAACCGCCGAGACGCCGGTGAGCCAGGAAACCGCCGCGCCCAAAGCCGAGGCCCCCGAGGCCGCGCCCACCCCGGCGCCGCAAAGCGGAACCAGCGAAAGCTGA
- the ihfA gene encoding integration host factor subunit alpha has protein sequence MSEKTLTRMDLSEAVFREVGLSRNESAQLLESVLQHMSDALAAGETVKISSFGTFSVREKSSRMGRNPKTGEEVPISPRRVLSFRPSHLMKERVAAGNSK, from the coding sequence ATGTCCGAGAAGACCCTTACGCGTATGGATCTGAGCGAGGCGGTGTTCCGCGAGGTCGGCCTGTCGCGCAACGAATCTGCGCAGCTCCTTGAGAGCGTGCTGCAACACATGTCCGACGCGCTGGCCGCGGGCGAGACGGTGAAGATCTCCTCCTTCGGCACCTTCTCGGTGCGCGAAAAGAGCTCGCGCATGGGCCGCAACCCGAAGACCGGCGAGGAGGTTCCGATCTCGCCGCGCCGGGTGTTGTCGTTCCGCCCCTCGCATCTGATGAAAGAACGCGTCGCCGCGGGCAATTCCAAATAA